The Devosia sp. SD17-2 genome includes a region encoding these proteins:
- the ugpC gene encoding sn-glycerol-3-phosphate ABC transporter ATP-binding protein UgpC encodes MSEIVLKQVGKRYGNVTVLKDISLEMGDGEFVVLVGPSGCGKSTLLRMIAGLEDISSGEITIGGKVVNNMPAKERDIAMVFQSYALYPHMKVADNMSFALRLAGTSKAEIKTRVAEAAEILGLENLLDRLPKELSGGQRQRVAMGRAIVRNPRAFLFDEPLSNLDAKLRVKMRGEIKRLHQRLGKTMIYVTHDQTEAMTMADKIVVLNGGNIEQAGAPLELYNNPANLFVASFIGSPEINLFEARYEGGTSVRVGGQELPLGTPLDVPAGTEIVYGVRPQQITVGAEGVPVSVQVVEPTGDAQEVLAHLGGEEISVVVRDHALLRPGDEVRLVIDPARVFVFDKATGLRLR; translated from the coding sequence ATGTCGGAGATCGTGCTCAAGCAGGTGGGCAAGCGCTATGGCAATGTCACCGTGCTCAAGGATATTTCGCTCGAAATGGGCGACGGCGAATTCGTCGTGCTGGTCGGGCCCTCCGGGTGCGGGAAGTCGACGCTGCTGCGGATGATCGCGGGGCTGGAGGATATTTCCTCGGGCGAGATCACCATTGGCGGAAAGGTCGTCAACAATATGCCGGCCAAGGAGCGGGACATCGCCATGGTGTTCCAGAGCTACGCGCTCTACCCCCATATGAAGGTTGCCGACAATATGAGCTTTGCGCTGCGGCTGGCGGGCACGTCCAAGGCCGAGATCAAGACGCGGGTGGCGGAAGCGGCGGAGATTCTGGGGCTCGAGAATTTGCTCGACCGTCTGCCCAAGGAACTCTCGGGCGGGCAGCGGCAGCGCGTGGCCATGGGGCGGGCCATCGTGCGCAATCCGCGGGCGTTTCTGTTCGATGAGCCGCTTTCCAACCTCGATGCCAAGCTGCGCGTGAAAATGCGCGGCGAGATCAAGCGGCTGCATCAGCGGCTGGGCAAGACGATGATCTATGTGACCCACGATCAGACCGAGGCCATGACCATGGCCGACAAGATCGTGGTGCTCAATGGCGGCAATATCGAGCAGGCCGGCGCGCCGCTCGAGCTCTACAACAATCCGGCTAATCTGTTTGTGGCGAGCTTTATCGGCTCGCCGGAGATCAATCTCTTCGAAGCGCGTTACGAGGGCGGGACTTCGGTGCGGGTCGGCGGGCAGGAACTGCCGCTGGGCACGCCGCTCGATGTCCCTGCGGGGACGGAGATTGTTTACGGCGTGCGGCCGCAGCAGATCACGGTCGGGGCTGAGGGCGTTCCGGTGAGCGTGCAGGTGGTGGAGCCGACCGGGGACGCGCAGGAAGTGCTAGCGCATCTGGGCGGCGAGGAAATTTCGGTGGTGGTGCGAGACCACGCGCTGCTGCGGCCGGGGGATGAGGTGCGGCTGGTGATCGATCCGGCGCGGGTGTTTGTGTTTGATAAGGCGACGGGGTTGCGGCTGCGGTGA
- a CDS encoding CoA transferase, whose translation MNFETKKFDPSARGPLDNIRVLDLSRLMAGNMLSLQLADFGADVIKIEPPEGDPLRAWKDDGHSLFWKAYGRNKRSVMLNLREPQAMDALWRLVETADVFIENFRPGTLEKMGLAPEKLLARNPDLIVVRISGFGQTGPYAHLPGFGTIVEAMSGFADRTGFPDREPVLPPLALADMIAGIYGASATMMALYARQGGTARGQVIDLSLLEPMFSVLGPEAAIHAVTGKIKQRSGSASNTASPRNVYLCADGKYLALSGSTPAVAKRIFEIIGRPEMIGDPRFATNSDRVKNRMLVDETIGNWFATRESAEALETMRAAGATVGPVYNIADAMADSHFAEREIIVAAEDEEFGTLPMHNIVPRMSGTPGVWRLPAPELGQHNDEIFREIGVDPRAMEGEQK comes from the coding sequence ATGAATTTTGAGACGAAAAAGTTTGATCCCTCTGCGCGGGGGCCGCTGGACAATATTCGGGTGCTCGATCTCAGCCGGTTGATGGCGGGGAATATGCTGAGCCTGCAGCTGGCCGATTTTGGGGCGGATGTGATCAAGATCGAGCCGCCGGAGGGGGATCCGCTGCGGGCGTGGAAGGATGACGGGCATTCGCTGTTCTGGAAGGCCTATGGGCGCAATAAGCGGTCGGTGATGCTCAATCTGCGCGAGCCCCAGGCGATGGACGCGCTGTGGCGGCTGGTTGAGACGGCAGATGTGTTCATCGAGAATTTTCGGCCGGGGACGCTGGAAAAAATGGGGCTGGCGCCGGAAAAGCTGCTGGCGCGCAATCCGGATCTGATCGTGGTGCGGATTTCGGGGTTTGGGCAGACGGGGCCCTATGCCCATCTGCCGGGGTTTGGGACCATTGTCGAGGCGATGAGCGGGTTCGCCGATCGGACCGGCTTTCCGGATCGCGAGCCGGTGCTGCCGCCGCTGGCGCTGGCGGATATGATCGCCGGGATCTACGGGGCCTCTGCGACGATGATGGCGCTTTATGCGCGACAGGGCGGGACGGCGCGGGGGCAGGTGATTGATCTCAGCCTCCTCGAGCCGATGTTTTCGGTGCTGGGGCCGGAGGCGGCGATCCATGCGGTGACGGGCAAGATCAAGCAGCGTTCCGGCAGTGCGTCCAACACGGCCTCGCCACGAAATGTCTATCTCTGTGCCGACGGGAAATATCTGGCGCTGTCGGGGTCGACGCCGGCGGTGGCCAAGCGGATTTTCGAGATCATCGGCAGGCCGGAGATGATCGGGGATCCGCGCTTTGCCACGAATTCGGATCGGGTGAAAAACCGGATGCTGGTGGATGAGACGATCGGTAACTGGTTTGCAACGCGTGAGAGTGCTGAGGCGCTGGAGACCATGCGTGCGGCCGGGGCAACAGTGGGGCCGGTCTACAATATTGCCGACGCGATGGCGGACAGCCATTTCGCCGAGCGCGAGATTATCGTGGCGGCGGAGGATGAGGAGTTCGGGACGCTGCCGATGCACAATATCGTCCCGCGCATGTCCGGCACGCCGGGGGTGTGGCGGCTGCCGGCGCCTGAACTTGGCCAGCACAATGACGAGATTTTTCGCGAGATTGGCGTTGATCCGCGCGCGATGGAGGGGGAGCAGAAATGA
- a CDS encoding CoA ester lyase, which produces MMRSLLYVPAQSERFIAKAHERGADAIILDLEDAVPEASKDAAREGLADAVAAVRRNGARVLVRVNAGERQREDALAACRAGADGLSVPKARSAEEFAALADVLAPEEAKAGRAPMEFVAVLEDPGALLDAAKIARGPRLIALSLGGEDFALAIGGEPTPEVLRVPKLMVHYAAKAAGLLSLGLLRSVADYSDLEGIKAAVAEARAHGFDGASCVHPAVVPLLNAGFSPSAEEVDWAERVVARAAGGEGAFELDGRMVDAPVIARARKILARR; this is translated from the coding sequence ATGATGCGGTCGCTGCTCTATGTGCCGGCTCAATCCGAGCGGTTTATCGCCAAGGCGCATGAGCGGGGGGCCGATGCGATCATCCTCGATCTTGAGGATGCGGTGCCCGAAGCGAGCAAGGATGCGGCGCGGGAGGGGCTGGCTGACGCGGTGGCTGCGGTGCGTCGGAATGGGGCGCGGGTGCTGGTGCGGGTCAATGCCGGAGAGCGGCAGCGCGAGGATGCGCTGGCGGCGTGCCGGGCGGGGGCGGATGGGCTTTCGGTGCCGAAGGCGCGGAGTGCGGAAGAATTTGCGGCGCTGGCGGATGTGTTAGCGCCGGAGGAGGCGAAGGCTGGGCGGGCGCCGATGGAGTTTGTCGCGGTGCTGGAGGATCCGGGGGCGCTGCTCGATGCTGCCAAAATTGCTCGGGGGCCGCGGCTGATAGCGCTGTCGCTCGGCGGCGAGGATTTTGCGCTGGCGATCGGGGGCGAGCCGACGCCCGAGGTGCTGCGGGTGCCAAAGCTGATGGTGCATTATGCGGCCAAGGCGGCGGGCTTGCTATCGCTGGGGCTGTTGCGCAGCGTGGCGGATTATAGCGATCTCGAGGGGATCAAAGCAGCGGTGGCGGAGGCCAGGGCGCATGGGTTTGATGGCGCGAGCTGCGTGCATCCGGCGGTGGTGCCGCTGCTCAATGCCGGGTTTTCGCCGAGTGCGGAAGAAGTGGATTGGGCGGAGCGGGTGGTGGCTCGGGCGGCCGGGGGCGAGGGCGCGTTTGAGCTCGACGGCAGGATGGTCGATGCGCCGGTAATTGCGCGGGCCAGGAAGATCCTGGCCCGGCGGTAA
- the ugpC gene encoding sn-glycerol-3-phosphate ABC transporter ATP-binding protein UgpC yields the protein MAKVTLDNVRKAYGDINILHGIDVDITDGEFIVLVGPSGCGKSTLLRMIAGLETISSGEISIGDRVVNELEPKDRDIAMVFQNYALYPHMTVATNMGFSLEHRGASKAEIAERVKWAADILDLSHLLDRYPRQLSGGQRQRVAMGRAIVRNPQVFLFDEPLSNLDAKLRVVMRGEIKALHQRLGVTTIYVTHDQIEAMTMADRIVVMHGGRVEQIGAPLDLYDRPANLFVAGFIGSPGMNIIPGTIEASGFVANGVTLPLPAGITATGAAKYGIRPEHLSLDPNGIPAIVNLVEPMGSETQVTMTLAGQTIIGVFRERISARPGETISVTPELSAIHLFDAADGNRIN from the coding sequence ATGGCCAAAGTAACTCTCGATAACGTCCGCAAGGCCTACGGCGACATCAACATCCTGCACGGGATCGATGTCGACATCACCGACGGCGAATTCATCGTCCTCGTCGGCCCCTCGGGCTGCGGCAAGTCCACCCTGCTGCGCATGATCGCCGGTCTCGAAACTATCTCCTCGGGCGAAATCTCGATCGGCGACCGCGTCGTCAACGAGCTCGAGCCCAAGGACCGGGACATCGCCATGGTGTTCCAGAATTATGCGCTCTACCCGCACATGACGGTCGCTACCAACATGGGCTTCTCCCTCGAGCACCGCGGTGCCTCCAAGGCCGAGATCGCCGAGCGCGTCAAATGGGCGGCGGACATCCTCGACCTCTCGCACCTGCTTGATCGCTATCCGCGCCAGCTCTCGGGCGGCCAGCGTCAGCGCGTCGCCATGGGCCGCGCCATCGTGCGCAACCCGCAGGTTTTCCTCTTCGACGAGCCGCTCTCCAACCTCGACGCCAAACTCCGCGTCGTCATGCGCGGCGAGATCAAGGCCCTGCACCAGCGGCTGGGGGTCACCACCATCTACGTCACCCACGACCAGATCGAAGCCATGACCATGGCCGACCGCATCGTCGTCATGCACGGCGGCCGCGTCGAACAAATCGGCGCCCCGCTCGATCTCTATGATCGTCCGGCCAATCTCTTCGTCGCCGGCTTCATCGGCTCGCCGGGCATGAACATCATCCCTGGCACCATCGAAGCCAGCGGGTTCGTCGCCAATGGCGTCACCTTACCCCTGCCCGCTGGCATCACCGCCACCGGCGCGGCCAAATACGGCATCCGCCCCGAGCACCTCTCCCTCGACCCCAACGGCATCCCGGCCATCGTGAATCTGGTCGAACCCATGGGCTCTGAAACCCAGGTCACCATGACCCTTGCCGGCCAGACCATTATCGGCGTCTTCCGCGAGCGCATCAGCGCCCGTCCCGGCGAAACCATCTCGGTCACGCCCGAGCTTTCCGCCATCCACCTTTTCGACGCCGCAGACGGCAACCGGATCAACTGA
- a CDS encoding carbohydrate ABC transporter permease codes for MKTDLSPRMKVALYGLLCVLLVPFVFPTWWMITSSVKPISDIFAFPPDIWPRRFDWTTYQKVFELQPFARQYWNSAYIAAIVTVGTMIISSMAGYAFARIKFPFSNAIFMIVLLGLLIPSEVTIVPLFQMFLSWGMINTHWPLILVPIFGAPSVFATFVMRQFFISLPGELEEAARVDGLGRFKIFWTIALPLAKPALGAVAIFTFLHSWNLYLEPIVFISSTNMFTLPQALTQFTDAYGGAMWNIQLAAATMTAIPVLIVFIVAQKQFVEGLAHTGLKG; via the coding sequence ATGAAAACTGATCTCTCCCCCCGCATGAAGGTCGCGCTTTACGGGCTGCTCTGCGTGCTGCTCGTGCCCTTCGTCTTCCCCACCTGGTGGATGATCACCTCATCGGTGAAGCCGATCAGCGACATCTTCGCCTTCCCCCCCGACATCTGGCCGCGCCGGTTTGACTGGACCACCTATCAGAAGGTGTTCGAGCTCCAGCCCTTCGCCCGCCAATATTGGAACTCGGCCTATATCGCCGCCATCGTCACCGTGGGCACGATGATCATCTCGTCAATGGCCGGTTACGCTTTCGCCCGGATCAAATTCCCCTTCTCCAACGCGATCTTCATGATCGTGCTGCTGGGCCTGCTTATTCCGTCCGAAGTCACCATCGTGCCGCTGTTCCAGATGTTTTTGAGCTGGGGCATGATCAACACCCATTGGCCGCTGATCCTAGTGCCGATCTTCGGCGCGCCCTCGGTGTTCGCCACCTTCGTCATGCGCCAGTTCTTCATCTCGCTTCCTGGCGAATTGGAAGAAGCGGCCCGCGTCGATGGCCTGGGCCGGTTCAAGATATTCTGGACCATCGCCCTGCCGCTGGCCAAGCCCGCGCTCGGCGCCGTCGCGATCTTCACCTTCCTCCACTCCTGGAACCTCTATCTCGAGCCCATCGTCTTCATCTCCTCTACCAACATGTTCACCCTGCCCCAGGCGCTGACCCAGTTCACTGACGCCTATGGTGGCGCCATGTGGAACATCCAGCTCGCCGCTGCGACCATGACCGCCATTCCGGTGCTCATCGTCTTCATCGTGGCACAGAAGCAGTTCGTCGAAGGGCTCGCCCATACCGGTCTGAAAGGCTGA
- a CDS encoding sugar ABC transporter permease, with the protein MSQPLQEPHKPPFWTIARRDAAAGYLFIAPQLTGTILFVLIPLGLVFYYSLHEWNVLANTFTFVGDANYQLLLRDPNLPQVLWASAVFSAGLVVLNMSLALLLAVLLDQKLKGIVVFRTLFFSPVVVSLVAWTIVWSFLLQVNGGINGLLSMIGIEGPNWLRHPSTAMISVVVVQVFKNVGLNMILFLAALQGVPKELYEAARVDGAPAFKQFRRITLPMISPTILLTSIITIVGSLQVFAQIAILTKGGPGVSTTVLVYYLYQQAFQFNFFGYGSTLSILLFLIVAVLTFIQWQMRKRIVFYEN; encoded by the coding sequence ATGTCTCAGCCCCTACAAGAGCCGCATAAGCCGCCATTCTGGACCATCGCGCGCCGCGATGCGGCAGCCGGTTACCTTTTCATCGCCCCGCAGCTGACCGGTACCATCCTGTTTGTGCTGATCCCGCTCGGCCTGGTGTTTTACTACTCGCTGCACGAGTGGAATGTGCTGGCCAATACTTTCACCTTTGTCGGTGATGCCAATTACCAGCTGCTGCTGCGCGACCCGAACCTGCCGCAGGTGCTCTGGGCCTCGGCCGTCTTCTCGGCCGGCCTTGTCGTGCTCAACATGAGCCTCGCGCTGCTGCTGGCCGTGCTGTTGGATCAGAAGCTCAAGGGCATCGTGGTCTTCCGCACCCTCTTCTTTTCGCCGGTTGTCGTCTCGCTTGTCGCCTGGACCATCGTCTGGAGCTTCCTCCTGCAGGTCAACGGCGGCATCAACGGCCTTCTGTCGATGATCGGCATCGAGGGCCCGAACTGGCTTCGCCATCCCAGCACCGCCATGATCTCCGTGGTCGTCGTGCAGGTCTTCAAGAATGTCGGGCTGAACATGATCTTGTTCCTCGCCGCCCTTCAGGGCGTGCCAAAGGAGCTTTATGAAGCCGCCCGCGTCGACGGCGCCCCCGCCTTCAAGCAGTTCCGCCGCATCACCTTGCCGATGATCTCGCCGACGATCCTGCTCACATCGATCATCACCATCGTCGGCTCGCTCCAGGTCTTCGCGCAGATCGCCATCCTCACCAAGGGCGGCCCGGGCGTCTCGACCACGGTTCTGGTCTATTACCTCTACCAGCAGGCGTTCCAGTTCAATTTCTTCGGCTACGGATCGACCCTCTCGATCCTGCTCTTCCTCATCGTCGCGGTGCTGACTTTCATCCAGTGGCAGATGCGCAAGCGGATCGTCTTCTATGAAAACTGA
- a CDS encoding sugar ABC transporter substrate-binding protein, whose protein sequence is MTNMSNLKASAALAGILLPLAFGGVAWAQDAVNLRMTTWSANEAHMAVFNGIAEEFKKTHPNVTVTFEPLPFDNYTTTLTTQIAGGNAPDLAWIFETSALDFVSSGALVPLTERFNAVEGYNLADVTESATALWRRDGELFAYPFSTSPFAMFANTDLITAAGAKTPSELIAAGEWTWDNALASAKAVADAGKDGIIIRDFNYQNWQNLTAFFRGWGADSWSTDGKACGFNTPEMVEAMTVFHNAVFKDGSLPGPGENVDFFTGDAAMTVTQISRASLLPKEDPFNWELVPLPAGPVGTYSVVGQAGVGALASGKNVDTAVEFLAFFTNAENSAKLASFFPPARASLLNTDTLAATNPLLSAEQIENVVINGISTGHVVAGHTNYAQIQQTVRAGLDALWVADADVAAVLDNVCTSVSPLLMR, encoded by the coding sequence ATGACCAATATGTCCAACCTCAAGGCCAGCGCTGCGCTGGCCGGCATCCTGCTTCCGCTGGCCTTCGGCGGCGTCGCCTGGGCCCAGGACGCAGTCAACCTGCGTATGACCACCTGGAGCGCCAACGAAGCACACATGGCGGTGTTCAACGGCATTGCCGAGGAATTCAAGAAGACCCACCCGAACGTGACGGTGACTTTCGAACCCCTGCCGTTCGATAACTACACCACCACGCTCACCACCCAGATCGCCGGCGGCAACGCTCCGGACCTGGCCTGGATCTTCGAAACCAGCGCCCTCGACTTCGTCTCCTCCGGCGCCCTCGTGCCGCTGACCGAGCGTTTCAACGCCGTCGAAGGCTACAACCTCGCCGACGTCACCGAGAGCGCAACCGCCCTCTGGCGCCGCGATGGCGAGCTCTTCGCCTATCCGTTCTCGACCTCGCCCTTCGCGATGTTCGCCAACACCGATCTGATCACCGCGGCCGGCGCAAAAACCCCGTCCGAGCTGATCGCCGCTGGCGAATGGACTTGGGACAACGCCCTGGCCTCGGCCAAGGCCGTTGCTGACGCCGGCAAGGACGGCATCATCATCCGCGACTTCAACTACCAGAACTGGCAGAACCTGACCGCCTTCTTCCGCGGCTGGGGTGCCGATTCCTGGAGTACCGACGGCAAGGCCTGCGGCTTCAACACGCCGGAAATGGTCGAAGCCATGACCGTCTTCCACAATGCTGTCTTCAAGGACGGTTCGCTCCCCGGCCCGGGCGAGAACGTGGACTTCTTCACTGGCGACGCCGCCATGACCGTCACCCAGATCTCGCGCGCTTCGCTCCTGCCCAAGGAAGACCCGTTCAACTGGGAACTCGTTCCGCTTCCGGCTGGTCCTGTCGGCACCTATTCGGTCGTCGGTCAGGCTGGTGTTGGCGCCCTCGCCAGCGGCAAGAATGTCGACACCGCCGTCGAATTCCTCGCCTTCTTCACCAATGCCGAAAACAGCGCCAAGCTGGCCAGCTTCTTCCCGCCGGCCCGCGCTTCGCTCCTCAACACCGACACGCTCGCAGCAACCAATCCGCTGCTGTCGGCTGAGCAGATCGAAAATGTCGTCATCAACGGCATCTCGACCGGCCATGTTGTCGCCGGCCACACCAACTACGCCCAGATCCAGCAGACGGTCCGCGCTGGCCTCGACGCCCTCTGGGTTGCCGATGCCGACGTCGCTGCCGTGCTGGACAATGTCTGCACCAGCGTCAGCCCGCTGCTGATGCGCTAA
- a CDS encoding FAD-dependent oxidoreductase, which translates to MTKELHADILIVGGGLGGVAAALGALRAGRSVIMTEEFDWIGGQLTSQAVPPDEHSWVEQFGITRSYRQLRTGIRQYYRDHYPLTEASRAWGDLNPGAGFVSRLCAEPRVGLAVLESMLAPYIGGGKLTILKPYLPISAGVVGDEVKSVTLRHRDSGRTITCSAPYFVDATELGDLLPMTGTEYATGFESQSDTGEPSAPAEAQPDNVQAISVCFAMDHVDGNHVIDKPDNYDYWRSYEPHFWGGPLLGFTAPHPRTLESTTRTFTPNPDDNPLLVDADQRRNPGDGNLWTFRRIAARRNFVPGAYNSDICLVNWPMIDYLDGNIIDASEEDKAKHLKAAADLSYSVFYWLQTEAPRTDGGQGFPGLRLRGDVTGTEHGLAMAPYIRESRRILPVTRILEQDVSMLVHGNNLSKSYRDSVGIGMYRIDLHPSTGGDNYVDVESAPFEIPLGSLLPRRVKNLLAGGKNMGTTHITNGCYRLHPVEWNVGEVAGMLAAHCLNNGLTPHQVQADDAKLQDFQAQLYNAGIEIRWPDVRGY; encoded by the coding sequence ATGACTAAAGAGCTTCACGCAGATATTCTCATTGTCGGTGGCGGACTTGGCGGTGTTGCCGCAGCGCTGGGCGCCCTGCGCGCCGGCCGTTCCGTGATCATGACCGAGGAATTCGACTGGATCGGCGGCCAGCTGACCAGCCAGGCCGTGCCACCCGATGAGCACTCCTGGGTCGAGCAGTTCGGCATCACCCGCTCTTATCGCCAGCTGCGCACCGGCATCCGCCAGTATTATCGCGATCACTACCCGCTGACCGAAGCAAGCCGCGCCTGGGGCGATCTCAATCCCGGCGCCGGCTTCGTCAGCCGCCTCTGCGCCGAGCCGCGCGTCGGCCTCGCCGTTCTGGAATCCATGCTCGCCCCCTATATCGGCGGCGGCAAGCTCACCATCCTCAAGCCTTATCTGCCGATCTCGGCGGGTGTCGTTGGCGATGAAGTGAAATCCGTCACCCTGCGCCATCGCGACAGCGGCCGCACGATCACCTGCTCGGCCCCATATTTCGTCGACGCCACCGAGCTGGGCGACCTGCTGCCGATGACCGGCACCGAATATGCCACCGGTTTTGAGTCCCAGTCCGACACCGGCGAGCCCAGCGCCCCTGCCGAAGCCCAGCCCGACAACGTCCAGGCGATTTCGGTCTGCTTTGCCATGGATCATGTCGACGGCAACCATGTCATCGACAAGCCGGACAATTATGACTACTGGCGCAGCTACGAACCCCATTTCTGGGGCGGCCCGCTGCTCGGCTTCACCGCGCCCCATCCGCGCACGCTCGAAAGCACCACCCGCACCTTTACGCCCAATCCGGATGACAATCCGCTCTTGGTCGATGCCGATCAGCGCCGCAATCCGGGCGATGGCAATCTCTGGACCTTCCGCCGTATCGCAGCACGTCGCAACTTCGTGCCCGGCGCCTACAATTCCGACATCTGCCTCGTGAACTGGCCGATGATCGACTATCTCGATGGCAACATCATCGATGCTTCCGAAGAGGACAAGGCCAAGCACCTCAAGGCTGCTGCCGATCTCTCCTACTCGGTCTTCTACTGGCTGCAGACCGAAGCGCCCCGCACCGATGGCGGCCAGGGCTTCCCCGGCCTGCGCCTGCGTGGCGATGTCACCGGCACCGAGCATGGCCTCGCCATGGCGCCCTATATCCGCGAAAGCCGCCGCATCCTGCCGGTCACCCGCATTCTCGAGCAGGATGTTTCCATGCTCGTGCACGGCAACAACCTGTCCAAATCCTACCGCGACAGCGTTGGCATCGGCATGTACCGCATCGACCTGCATCCTTCGACCGGCGGCGACAATTATGTCGACGTGGAATCCGCGCCCTTCGAAATCCCGCTGGGCTCGCTCCTGCCGCGCCGCGTCAAGAACCTGCTTGCCGGCGGCAAGAACATGGGCACCACCCACATCACCAATGGCTGCTACCGCCTGCACCCCGTCGAATGGAACGTGGGTGAAGTTGCCGGCATGCTGGCCGCACACTGCCTCAACAATGGCCTGACCCCGCACCAGGTCCAGGCCGACGACGCCAAACTCCAGGACTTCCAGGCACAGCTCTACAACGCGGGTATCGAGATCCGCTGGCCGGACGTCCGGGGCTACTGA
- a CDS encoding LacI family DNA-binding transcriptional regulator, with the protein MPPRKRLTQKDIARLAGVSQATVSLVLNGSPENANRIPDDTRERVMKVIRDTGYVADPIARRMVNGQNRILGVFTYEPAFPSDQADFFLPFLLGIEEAAQKLGYDLLLLTGAGAGGKRKIFGNDVRLRLADGCIILGRQFDPEELARLVAGDFPFVAVGRRDDAGGPVPYVGGDYATATAALVSRSRDLGHTRLGFVGFKDGAESSSDRWTGFEASLEGVGLAYTHHAVGADPDMLLDGLLAENVTCVFCTELVDANGVEAAATARGLAVPADLSIVVLGNHIRAEEPGRKFTSFAIPREAMGYGATEMLVRRVEQAAPLEQILLTCDLREGDTLGPCPDTLSSRSSQAKPNGTND; encoded by the coding sequence TTGCCGCCACGCAAGCGACTGACACAGAAGGACATTGCCCGTTTGGCTGGTGTGAGCCAGGCGACCGTCTCCCTCGTGCTCAATGGCTCGCCTGAGAATGCAAACCGCATTCCGGACGACACGCGTGAACGCGTCATGAAGGTCATTCGCGACACCGGCTATGTCGCCGACCCCATTGCCCGGCGCATGGTCAATGGCCAGAACCGGATCCTCGGCGTCTTCACCTATGAGCCCGCCTTCCCGTCCGATCAGGCCGACTTTTTCCTGCCCTTCCTGCTCGGTATCGAAGAGGCCGCTCAGAAGCTCGGCTACGATTTGCTGCTGCTCACCGGCGCGGGAGCCGGCGGGAAGCGCAAGATTTTCGGCAATGATGTGCGCCTGCGCCTCGCCGACGGCTGCATTATCCTCGGCCGCCAATTCGACCCCGAGGAACTCGCCCGCCTCGTCGCCGGCGATTTCCCCTTTGTCGCCGTTGGTCGCCGCGACGATGCCGGCGGCCCTGTCCCCTATGTCGGCGGCGACTACGCCACGGCCACCGCTGCCCTCGTCAGCCGCTCCCGCGATCTCGGCCACACGCGACTTGGCTTTGTCGGCTTCAAGGACGGCGCGGAATCCTCGTCCGACCGCTGGACTGGTTTTGAAGCCAGCCTCGAGGGCGTCGGTCTCGCTTATACCCACCACGCCGTCGGTGCTGATCCCGATATGCTCCTTGATGGCCTCCTCGCTGAAAACGTGACCTGCGTCTTCTGCACCGAACTCGTCGACGCCAACGGCGTCGAGGCCGCCGCCACCGCCCGCGGCCTCGCAGTGCCGGCCGATCTCTCCATCGTCGTCCTCGGCAATCACATCCGCGCCGAAGAGCCGGGCCGCAAATTCACCTCCTTTGCCATCCCCCGCGAAGCCATGGGCTATGGCGCCACCGAAATGCTGGTGCGGCGCGTCGAACAGGCCGCCCCCCTCGAGCAGATCCTGCTCACCTGTGACCTTCGTGAAGGCGACACACTGGGCCCCTGCCCGGACACTCTGTCTTCGCGCTCCTCTCAAGCAAAACCGAACGGAACAAATGACTAA